From Butyricimonas paravirosa, one genomic window encodes:
- a CDS encoding nucleobase:cation symporter-2 family protein, translating to MSETTNRQVSSAIIYGIEDRPPFKEAFFAALQHLLAIFVAIITPPLIIAGALNLDLETTGFLVSMALFASGVSTFIQCRRVGPIGTGLLCIQGTSFSFIGPIISTGLAGGLPLIFGVCMAGSVVEMLISRILKYAKKIITPLVSGIVVTLIGMSLVKVGITACGGGVIAKENGTFGSFENLGLALLVLVLIIFFNRSNNKYLRMSSIVIGLVVGYVVAYFMGMIDFSSVQSYSGVNIPVPFKYGLAFSWSSFIAVGLIYMITAIEAYGDITANSMISGEPVEGEKFIKRASGGILADGFNSFLAGAFNSFPNSVFAQNNGMIQLTGVASRYVGYYIAAFLVILGLFPAVGLVFSLMPEPVLGGATLLMFGTVAAAGIRIIASQNINRKATLVIALSFSLGLSVEFIPEILNSCSDTIKNIFSSGITTGGLTAIVSNVLIHVKE from the coding sequence ATGAGTGAAACGACCAATCGTCAGGTTAGCTCGGCCATTATTTATGGAATAGAGGACCGTCCGCCTTTTAAAGAGGCTTTTTTTGCCGCGTTACAGCATTTATTAGCCATCTTTGTTGCTATTATAACTCCACCGTTAATTATTGCCGGGGCGTTGAACCTTGACTTGGAAACAACGGGTTTTCTCGTTTCGATGGCTCTTTTTGCCTCTGGTGTCTCTACTTTTATTCAGTGTAGACGGGTTGGACCTATCGGAACCGGGTTATTATGTATTCAAGGAACAAGTTTTTCGTTTATCGGCCCGATTATATCTACGGGATTGGCGGGTGGTTTGCCTCTGATATTCGGGGTGTGCATGGCAGGTTCAGTGGTTGAGATGCTGATAAGTAGGATTTTGAAATATGCCAAGAAAATCATTACCCCTCTAGTATCGGGAATTGTGGTAACATTAATCGGGATGAGTTTGGTGAAAGTAGGTATTACGGCTTGTGGTGGGGGTGTTATTGCTAAAGAAAACGGTACTTTCGGTAGTTTCGAGAATCTTGGATTGGCTTTATTGGTGTTAGTTTTGATCATCTTTTTTAACCGGAGTAATAATAAATATCTACGGATGAGTTCCATCGTGATCGGGTTAGTCGTGGGATATGTTGTCGCTTATTTCATGGGTATGATTGACTTCTCTTCTGTACAGAGTTATTCCGGGGTAAATATTCCTGTTCCTTTTAAATACGGGTTAGCTTTTAGTTGGTCATCATTTATTGCCGTCGGGTTGATTTACATGATTACTGCTATCGAGGCTTATGGTGATATTACGGCTAACTCCATGATTTCGGGGGAACCCGTGGAAGGAGAGAAGTTTATTAAACGGGCTTCCGGGGGAATCCTTGCCGATGGTTTCAATTCTTTCTTGGCAGGGGCATTTAATTCTTTCCCGAATTCAGTGTTTGCCCAGAATAACGGGATGATACAATTAACGGGAGTGGCCAGTCGTTACGTGGGATATTATATTGCTGCTTTTTTAGTGATACTGGGACTTTTTCCTGCTGTTGGGCTGGTATTCTCGTTAATGCCGGAACCGGTTCTGGGGGGAGCGACACTACTTATGTTCGGTACGGTTGCTGCTGCCGGAATCCGTATTATTGCCTCCCAGAATATAAATAGGAAAGCCACGCTGGTTATAGCATTAAGTTTCTCCTTGGGATTAAGTGTCGAATTCATTCCGGAAATATTGAACAGTTGTTCCGATACCATTAAAAATATATTCTCATCCGGGATTACGACGGGAGGTTTGACGGCAATTGTGTCGAATGTACTGATACACGTGAAAGAATAA
- a CDS encoding M20 family metallopeptidase has translation MIGIEEIYPLAVEFRRYFHQHPEFAMQEVETQCYIAEVLEQNGIPYQKVGTGLIATVGKGEKCIAIRADMDALKVKEETGLPYCSQNEGMMHACGHDMHMAMVLGAALVLKSGEDKLQGTIKIVFQPSEEKRPGGARLLLPELLKDPVPQAIFGQHVFPNLPTGTVGIRPGAFFASSDNIIFSVEGKGTHAAMPHMGSDPILATACLIQFYQTLITKFRDPLIPAVLSITSIHGGTCNNVIPDRVDVLGTVRTHDNSLRYKIFELIEEKSNSICDLYGCTFHLDKTWNGLPVLVNDKSLTEFVKKNATDLLGEHNVIPMDHLTLGEDFAIYLEKIPGVFWVLGICPPEQESMPPLHNPRMAPDENAMKAGIALMVENCVRILG, from the coding sequence ATGATAGGAATAGAAGAGATTTACCCTTTGGCTGTTGAATTTCGGCGTTATTTTCATCAACATCCGGAATTCGCCATGCAAGAAGTGGAGACGCAATGCTATATTGCGGAAGTACTGGAACAGAATGGAATCCCGTACCAAAAAGTGGGGACGGGATTAATTGCAACCGTGGGGAAAGGAGAGAAATGTATCGCGATTCGGGCTGATATGGATGCTCTGAAAGTCAAGGAAGAGACCGGATTACCCTATTGTTCTCAAAATGAAGGCATGATGCACGCTTGTGGACATGATATGCATATGGCTATGGTTTTAGGGGCAGCACTTGTTCTTAAATCCGGAGAAGACAAATTACAGGGAACAATAAAAATTGTTTTTCAACCCAGTGAAGAGAAACGTCCGGGAGGGGCTCGTCTATTACTTCCCGAACTTTTAAAAGACCCCGTTCCGCAAGCTATATTCGGACAACACGTTTTCCCGAACCTTCCGACCGGAACTGTCGGAATTCGTCCCGGGGCCTTTTTCGCCTCTTCAGATAATATTATTTTTTCCGTGGAAGGTAAAGGTACTCATGCGGCCATGCCACACATGGGTTCGGATCCCATATTGGCCACGGCTTGCTTGATACAATTTTACCAGACGTTAATTACTAAATTTCGAGATCCGTTGATCCCGGCGGTTCTTTCGATCACGTCTATCCATGGTGGCACGTGTAATAACGTAATTCCGGATCGGGTAGACGTGTTGGGAACAGTCCGGACGCATGACAACTCTTTACGATATAAGATATTTGAGTTAATCGAGGAAAAATCAAACTCCATTTGTGATTTATACGGTTGTACATTCCATTTGGATAAAACTTGGAATGGATTGCCCGTGTTGGTGAATGATAAGAGTTTGACAGAATTTGTGAAGAAAAATGCAACAGATTTACTGGGAGAACACAATGTGATCCCAATGGATCATCTTACCTTAGGAGAAGATTTTGCCATTTACTTGGAGAAAATTCCAGGAGTCTTCTGGGTCTTGGGTATTTGTCCGCCGGAACAGGAGAGTATGCCTCCACTTCACAATCCGAGAATGGCTCCCGACGAGAATGCTATGAAAGCGGGTATCGCACTAATGGTGGAAAATTGTGTCAGGATTTTGGGTTAA